Below is a window of Gemmatimonadota bacterium DNA.
GAAAAGCGGTCGGTAATAGCGCGGGCATAACCGAGTCCAATTGCCCAGGCAGATGGACTATACGTGCCCACATCGAGGAATCCCTTTTCATTGTCTGCGCGAATGGTGCGCTCAAAATCGCCGTAATCGACGGAAATCATTGACAATCCGAAAACGCCCCAATCCGTATTCAATGCCACACTGCCCATATTGTAGGTCACATCTGCGATCCACTGGATCTGCCCGGCAGAGAGTTGAAACTTGCGCGTGGCATACGCCATTGATGCAGGGTTGTAAAACATCGCCGATGACCCCACCCTCAATGCGGAATACGCATCGCCCATGGCGGCGGCGCGCGCATCGGGCGATACGCTCAAAAACTTAAAGCCCGTTTGTGCGCGGCGTTCGCGCGGGAGATCCTGTCCTGGTTCGGGCACGGGAAGATCGTCTGGATCTGTCGTATCCACAGGGTCCTGTGCATAGAGCGGCGTCAGACACATCAGACTAAGCGCGACATAAGTAAGAAATTTTCTGGTCATTGAAGTACTCCGTTTTTAACGAATAATGACGAATTTTTTGATTATCTTTTCGCCGGTCTGAAGGTCTGTGATCACGGCAAAATAAATGCCGCTCGTAATCACCTGATTCGACTCTGTGGTCAGGTTCCAAAATTCATCCCCTGTGCCATCTGTGTGCTCAATGGTGAAAATCGATTCTCCCAGTTCGCTGAAAATCTGGATGGTGCATTCACCCGGAATTTCGAAAAACGCCAGCTTGTCCTGCTGATCCGGGAATCGAATATTCTGGTCGGCTTCCAGCACATAGGGATTGGGCACAACGCGCACGTCACTCATTACGCCGCCGGGCGGGCGCTTCAAAAACGCGGGATCATAGGTCTGCGTATAATACCGGCTGCTTTTCATCACCATGCCGGTGGGCGTGAGTCCGGTTCCATCGCTGTTCGCTGCACCAACGGATTGGATATAGTAGAAATAACTGATGCCGCGCACCACGTCCGTGTCTGCGTATTCGCGCGCCTCTGGTCCCAGGGTGGCGATCAATTGGTATTCCCAGAGGTCATCCACAGTGCCTTCATAAAAATTGCGCGTGCGCCAGATCTCAAAACCCGAGTGGTTGGCATTGGCAAAGGTATCCCATGAAAGCACAATTTGATCAGAACCAGACTGCACATTAAAAACTCTGGGCGGCAGTGGGGGATGCGGAATATTATAACCCGATTGCCAGTTTGCCGTCGCCCTTCGGATCATGTGATAGATCGAATCCCGGGTGCCCAGCGCCCAGCGGTTCTTCGTGTGGGTCTGGCCCTCGTAGGTGATGGGCAGTGTATCGTCATAACCAGAATTTTTGTAAGCCGTACCCACTGCAACAGCCACATCCCGGTCCAGCCCGTACATGCCTTCAATCCAGACCATACTGACGCTTTGGCCAGGAGCCAGAGTGTAGGGACCAAATGCAAACGCCGGCACCATACCACCACTTCTCATGCGAGTGACCTCAGTTTGCGCGGCCATGCGTTCGTACCACGATTCCGAATCGAAAGGACCGGCAGGCTCCGTCGGTGCTGAACGGTCGGCTTCGTGCGGAAAAAAGTGTCCATCGGTGCCCGGGTTGCCATACTCGGCATAGCTCAGGTCCGGGTGCATAAAATGGTACGTGTCTTTCATCTGCTCGGCATCGCCAAACGCTGGGTTGGTAATCGAGTCGCCGCCGCGGGTAAAGCCCGTAGTTCTGGGCTGGCCCGGATCATTCGTCGGATCTGATGGGCTTGTATCTGCGTGCAAGATCGCGCGGGTCAGCATATAAGCACCACCGAGCCGACCGATGGAATCGCCTTCTGTAATCCGATAGTTAACATTTCCGCGCCCACCTCGCCAGATAGGCCCCCCGATGCGGTTTAGAAAGGATACGCGCGTACCATTGCCGATCCAGCCGAGCGTGGCGCGTATGCCTTCCCATTTGCCCAGAGGCTCCTTGCCGTCGCCGATATAGTCCCATATCGTTCCCGAGACACCGGCACTTGTAATTGAGCGGGGTCCCCAGAGGTGTTCTTTAGCGGCAAAGGACAACATCATCTCGTTTGCGGTTTGATCGGGCAATTCGATGTCTTCATCGCCATCGACATTGCCCGTATTTGTCCAGGTCATTTCTCGGATGTGATAGTCATCGTGGTACGGGGTTGAGAATGCGTATATCTTCTCTTCCCATGTGATGCCCACATTGGAATTGGCTCCGCGAATGATCATACGATCTGACGGAATAGAAGGATCGACGCGCGTGAGCACTGTGGGTCTGACGAATGACTGAAATCCATCGACAAATACGTCGGGTTTTTCAAATTTTCCAACCAGTTCCATGGGCAATGCAAAGTGTTCGCCCAGGTCAAATACGCGAGGTCCCGCACGGGCGACTTTGAACGGCCAGGGTTGGCCATTTTCATCTGTAAAATCTTTTACTCCGATATAATGACGGCTGCGCACATGCGTGCCACCTTCTCGAGCATAAATACCGGGCCAGTATTTCACACGTGCTCGAAACGGGGGGCTTGTGATTGAAGGCTCTGTGCCTGTCGATGCGTATCGATAGTGATAATCGCCTACATCCAGCCACATCAACTCTGCCTGCGCCTGAACTTCGGTTGGCTGGCTCCAGAACACCAATGCCACAAGTGCAAAAGCTGTTCCGACCAGCGGTTTTAACAATCTATTCATTGCAAATTCTCCTGATAAGTCCCGATTCAAAAATCTTCTTAGAATGAGAACCGCAAGCCCAGGTTCACGCGGCGTGGGTTCAAGAACCAGATAAAGTCGTTATTGGGCATGTCGATATACAGCTTATTGTCCAGGACTTCATTTACAAAGTCCTGATTTGCCTGCGCCCAGTTTCCGTTTTGATATTCGTGATACTGACCGGTTTCCTGCACGTACCACAACACGCGGCGGTCAGACTCGAGGCCCGTGGGCAGTCCAGCCGTGATTTCCGCGTCGCCGGGCAATCCATTTTCGGGTAGTTGGCTGGCTGCATTGACAATTTCAATGGGCACAAACTCCGTGCCGTAATCTCTGAAAGCGCCGGGCGAGTCATTGCCGGGAATGAACGCATAAGTCGGGTCAAACTCGCCAAATGTGTCTTCTGGCAAATGCAGGGACGCCATATAGAATTGCCAGTCCCGGTCGCTTCCCCTCGGGTCGGCGGATGAGCGATTCAGACGCTTGAGATTAAACACATTATCCACGTCTAAAAAGAACATTGCCCGGACGCCCATCATCGCAAACTGCCTGGTCAGGCGCAGGTCCATATTCCTGATACTCGTGTATTGAACATTATTTGTCAGACCGGGGATAGCCCCAGCTTCTGGACCGTACCAGTTGCTGTACTGACCTGATCGCCAGTTGCCCACGAAAGACATGTCCCAATTGCTCAGGGGATAAAACTTAGAAATCTGGGGACCGAAGTCTCGAGGCGTGTAAAATTCCAGGCCCAATCTGCCAAAGGGACGGCTGACGGGACGGCTCTGATAGTGCCGCGTAGAGGTCGCGTCAACAGTGGCCTGTGTCTGGCGGTTTTCATACATCTCGTCCCGACCAAAGTTGCCGCCCTTAGTTTGCAGATACGTATAGTTGACGAAACCGCCAAACCACTTGCCCCTGCGCTTTCGCACGGTTATTTCAAAGCCCCGGATATCGTCGTAGTTGAGGGGTTCAAAAAGGCGGTAAGATACGGTTTGGTCCAGATTGGTGTAGCTCACGTCATTTGTCTGGTCGTCGTTGGCTTTGTAATATCCGGTCAGGCGAAGCAAATACCGATCGAACAAATTCTGCTCAAAGCCGAGTTCGTAATTGATCGTGCGCGGCATGGGGTGATTGGGATTGCCAATTCGCGAGACTGCGCCCGTATTTATTTCATCCACGAGGAAGAGATTGTGCGGGTTCAGCATCTGGCGAAAATGTCCATAGTTAAAAAACAATTTGCTGTCTGCTGTCACCGGGAACGAAATCCCCAAACGGGGGCTGAAATAAGACAGGGTCTTAACAGGCGCCTGGTCGAGTGCTTCTGCGAGATTTTCTTTGCCGATTTTAGCCCCAAACGCACCGGAGAAATTCTCATAAACCCACCATTCCCCACTCCCATTCCAGAGATCCCAACGCACCCCCAGGTTTGCGATCATCGCATTGAATTCGAGCTTGGTCTGTACGTATGCGGCAAACTGGTTCGGGGTGCGTTGCCAGATGTATTTGGGTGCCGCATTGTTTTTGAAGAAAGGTTGTGCATTTTCGTGATTCACATCGTAATCGCTGGTAATCCATTCAAAACCCGCCTTAAACTGCGCGACCTGACTGCGCTGGCTCGTAATGTCAAAGCGCGTTGTATAGGCTACCACTTCAGAGTCGTCGCGTCCATTGGCCCAGTGCCCTCCCAAATACAGGCCGTCAACAAAGGCTTCATTTTTCATAAAATAGCCATCGGGTGCAGCCGTCAACCCGATGTGGTTCTGCGTGACCTCTGAAACTTGCAAAGACGGATTGGGAGGCGCGAAGTCCGAATTTCGGGGAATGGTTTTTTCAACAGCCGTCAGATCGCGGTCGGGATACTTTTCGGTCAAATAGTTCGATTGCATCCTCTGAAAGCGGAACTCGTAAAATGTTCTGGGACTCAACACATGTGAAAAGCTGAGGCCGACATTATTGCGCTTGATCTGAAGTATGTTGTGGTGGTGATTTGCCCAAATCAGGTCATGATCATTAAGACCCATTTCCTGATTGCCGCGCCACATGCCGGGAAAGCCGGTTCTATTCGGATTCAATCCATATTCTTCACCTGCCATCGCCTCGACACTCAATTTCATGCTGCTGCGAATATCCGACGTGACCTTCACGCGGCCCCAGTCGTTTTCGTATTCATCGATATTGCGCGGCATCATATAGGCTCTGCGCTCGCGCTTGCCCGAAGCAAAGAACCTCAGACCGCCCAGTTTTTCGCTCAAGCCCGGAATCAAGGGACCACCAAACCCCAGATCGATATC
It encodes the following:
- a CDS encoding TonB-dependent receptor plug domain-containing protein, whose amino-acid sequence is MRRTSLFFFFFIALVFSASAVFAGSTGKIAGKVVEKSTGETLPGANVVIEGTTLGAVTDPDGNYFIINVPPGSYTVNASMVGYHKATQTNVRVFIDLTTTVNFSGEFGLVEETIQLAEITVVAELPVVQPDISANVANISAQDVESLPLTSVNEVVQLEAGVLAARNGDLSIRGSDLNEIAFSVDGLSMRDGRENEPYSTVSYTSIKEMSVQSGGFNAEYGNVRSGLVNIVTKEGDKQRYNGDVLLRYSGAQRDYFGPLPNHPNGYFWRPFTDPAVKNVGSHSPESPWDVYTRRQYGHWPGWNTIVRNWANAPTDPYHGVGVRDTGVDESTLPVEELQVDDAVITELFEWYRRKDLEVHNADFDIDLGFGGPLIPGLSEKLGGLRFFASGKRERRAYMMPRNIDEYENDWGRVKVTSDIRSSMKLSVEAMAGEEYGLNPNRTGFPGMWRGNQEMGLNDHDLIWANHHHNILQIKRNNVGLSFSHVLSPRTFYEFRFQRMQSNYLTEKYPDRDLTAVEKTIPRNSDFAPPNPSLQVSEVTQNHIGLTAAPDGYFMKNEAFVDGLYLGGHWANGRDDSEVVAYTTRFDITSQRSQVAQFKAGFEWITSDYDVNHENAQPFFKNNAAPKYIWQRTPNQFAAYVQTKLEFNAMIANLGVRWDLWNGSGEWWVYENFSGAFGAKIGKENLAEALDQAPVKTLSYFSPRLGISFPVTADSKLFFNYGHFRQMLNPHNLFLVDEINTGAVSRIGNPNHPMPRTINYELGFEQNLFDRYLLRLTGYYKANDDQTNDVSYTNLDQTVSYRLFEPLNYDDIRGFEITVRKRRGKWFGGFVNYTYLQTKGGNFGRDEMYENRQTQATVDATSTRHYQSRPVSRPFGRLGLEFYTPRDFGPQISKFYPLSNWDMSFVGNWRSGQYSNWYGPEAGAIPGLTNNVQYTSIRNMDLRLTRQFAMMGVRAMFFLDVDNVFNLKRLNRSSADPRGSDRDWQFYMASLHLPEDTFGEFDPTYAFIPGNDSPGAFRDYGTEFVPIEIVNAASQLPENGLPGDAEITAGLPTGLESDRRVLWYVQETGQYHEYQNGNWAQANQDFVNEVLDNKLYIDMPNNDFIWFLNPRRVNLGLRFSF